Proteins from a genomic interval of Vreelandella profundi:
- a CDS encoding phosphatidylglycerophosphatase A family protein, with protein MNRAPKSVWRRPTHFFAFGLGSGTVPWAPGTFGTLAAIPFYWMMADLPLGWYLSICFIAFIVGVWLCDKTSHDLGVHDHSGIVWDEFVGYWLTMAAVPFSWEAALWGFVLFRIFDVFKPWPIRWADRRVAGGFGIMIDDVMAGVYAWSTMHLWFWLH; from the coding sequence ATGAATCGAGCACCGAAAAGTGTCTGGCGTCGCCCAACGCATTTTTTTGCCTTTGGCTTAGGCAGCGGTACAGTGCCCTGGGCACCCGGTACGTTTGGCACCCTAGCCGCGATTCCTTTTTATTGGATGATGGCGGATTTACCTCTGGGGTGGTATTTAAGTATCTGCTTTATCGCCTTTATTGTGGGCGTTTGGCTCTGCGATAAAACATCACATGATTTAGGCGTGCATGACCACTCAGGGATTGTGTGGGATGAGTTTGTCGGTTATTGGTTGACCATGGCGGCGGTGCCTTTTTCGTGGGAAGCTGCGCTATGGGGATTTGTATTGTTCCGCATCTTTGATGTCTTTAAGCCTTGGCCAATCCGCTGGGCAGACCGCCGCGTCGCCGGTGGTTTTGGCATTATGATCGATGATGTTATGGCGGGGGTTTACGCCTGGAGTACGATGCACCTCTGGTTCTGGCTGCATTAA
- the lon gene encoding endopeptidase La, whose protein sequence is MSDQDYDRDDEHLDWQVDDEFSTNSDKASNSNQNSDKRSQKANEDQGGQDYRSDGERVNSLVPASEMLPERIYLLPIHNRPFFPAQVQPLVINRERWEETMRRVGNTPHHMIGVAFVGEQGVSSIDHENFPEIGTAVKVHKLKSEDEQIQFIAQGRQRFKITRWLSKEPPYLVEVTYPKEPVDAENEETRAYAMAIINGIKELLPINPLYGEELKHYLNRFSPHQPGPLTDFAAAITSAKGPELQDVLATLSVEERMQKVLPLLRKEIDVALLQGEISEQVNAQMQERQREFFLREQLKVIQRELGISKDDRENDVDTFRARLDALVVPERVQTRIDDELNKLSVLETGSPEYGTTRNYLDWLTSLPWGVTSQDQLDLPRARQVLDRDHDGLQDVKERIIEFLAEGTFKGDVGGSIVLLVGPPGVGKTSIGRSIAEALGRQFYRFSVGGMRDEAEIKGHRRTYVGAMPGKLVQAFKEVEVENPVIMLDEIDKLGQSFQGDPASALLEVLDPEQNVDFLDHYLDVRMDLSKVLFVCTANTLDSIPGPLLDRMEQIRLSGYIAEEKLAIAKNHLWPKLLKRDNLPKKRINLTDAALRQVIEGYAREAGVRQLEKQLHRIVRKSAVKLLEEDIETVKISVKNLEEFLGAPIFRKEKVLTGEGVVTGLAWTSMGGATLPIEAGKVHSLDRGFKLTGKLGEVMQESANIAYSYTLGHLKEYGADADFFDSAFVHLHVPEGATPKDGPSAGVTMTTALMSLAKHHAIDRPLAMTGELTLTGQVLPVGGIREKVIAARRSDIFELILPDANRRDYEELPDYLKEGMTVHFAKRYRDVADVVFGRD, encoded by the coding sequence ATGAGCGACCAAGATTACGACCGCGATGATGAGCATCTTGACTGGCAAGTAGACGATGAGTTCTCTACAAACTCTGACAAAGCCTCCAACTCTAATCAGAATTCTGATAAACGCTCTCAAAAAGCGAATGAAGATCAGGGCGGCCAAGACTACCGTTCAGACGGAGAGCGGGTAAATTCGTTAGTGCCCGCCAGCGAAATGCTGCCGGAGCGCATCTATCTTCTTCCCATTCATAATCGTCCTTTCTTCCCCGCCCAGGTTCAGCCTTTAGTGATTAACCGGGAGCGCTGGGAAGAGACCATGCGTCGTGTCGGCAACACGCCACACCACATGATTGGCGTTGCGTTTGTTGGTGAGCAGGGCGTCAGCTCCATTGATCACGAAAACTTTCCCGAAATTGGCACCGCCGTCAAAGTCCATAAGCTAAAGAGTGAAGATGAGCAGATTCAGTTTATTGCTCAGGGCCGGCAGCGCTTTAAAATTACCCGCTGGCTCTCCAAAGAGCCGCCTTATTTAGTTGAGGTCACTTATCCAAAAGAGCCGGTTGACGCGGAGAATGAAGAAACCCGCGCCTACGCTATGGCGATTATCAACGGGATTAAAGAGCTGCTGCCGATAAACCCGCTGTATGGCGAAGAGCTTAAGCACTATCTCAATCGCTTTAGTCCCCATCAGCCAGGTCCGTTGACCGACTTTGCGGCGGCGATTACCTCTGCCAAAGGCCCCGAACTTCAGGATGTGCTGGCAACACTTTCGGTAGAAGAGCGGATGCAGAAAGTGCTGCCGCTGCTGCGTAAAGAAATCGACGTTGCGCTGCTGCAGGGCGAAATTAGTGAGCAGGTTAATGCGCAGATGCAGGAGCGTCAGCGCGAATTCTTCCTGCGTGAACAGCTGAAAGTGATCCAGCGCGAGCTGGGTATTTCTAAAGATGATCGTGAAAACGATGTGGATACTTTCAGGGCTCGCCTGGATGCGCTGGTGGTGCCTGAACGCGTTCAAACCCGAATTGATGATGAGCTTAACAAACTCAGCGTTCTGGAAACCGGATCGCCAGAGTATGGCACCACGCGTAATTATCTCGACTGGCTAACTTCACTACCCTGGGGCGTGACCAGCCAGGATCAGCTGGATCTGCCTCGTGCTCGCCAAGTGCTGGATCGGGATCACGACGGCCTTCAAGACGTTAAAGAACGTATTATCGAATTTCTGGCCGAAGGCACCTTTAAGGGCGATGTTGGCGGCTCGATTGTGCTGCTAGTCGGCCCGCCAGGGGTGGGTAAAACCTCGATCGGACGGTCAATCGCTGAGGCCCTAGGACGTCAGTTTTACCGGTTTTCGGTCGGGGGGATGCGCGATGAGGCGGAAATTAAAGGGCATCGACGCACCTATGTAGGCGCTATGCCCGGCAAGCTCGTGCAGGCCTTTAAAGAGGTGGAGGTCGAAAACCCTGTCATCATGCTGGACGAGATCGACAAGCTGGGGCAGTCCTTCCAGGGGGACCCTGCTTCAGCGCTGCTGGAAGTGCTTGATCCCGAGCAGAACGTCGATTTCCTCGACCACTATCTCGATGTTCGGATGGACCTTTCGAAAGTGCTGTTTGTTTGCACGGCTAACACCTTGGATTCGATCCCCGGGCCATTACTTGATCGTATGGAGCAAATTCGTCTTTCCGGCTATATCGCGGAAGAGAAATTAGCAATTGCCAAGAACCACCTGTGGCCGAAACTGCTTAAACGCGACAATTTGCCTAAAAAGCGCATTAACTTAACCGATGCGGCTTTAAGACAGGTGATTGAAGGCTACGCCCGTGAAGCGGGAGTAAGGCAGCTGGAAAAGCAGCTTCACCGCATCGTGCGTAAATCAGCCGTGAAACTGCTGGAAGAAGATATTGAGACGGTCAAGATTTCGGTTAAGAACTTAGAAGAGTTCCTGGGTGCGCCGATCTTCCGTAAAGAGAAAGTGTTAACCGGTGAAGGCGTCGTAACGGGTCTTGCGTGGACGTCCATGGGCGGCGCAACGCTGCCGATTGAGGCGGGTAAAGTGCACTCCTTGGACCGCGGCTTCAAACTCACCGGGAAGCTGGGTGAGGTGATGCAGGAGTCGGCTAATATCGCCTACAGCTATACGCTTGGTCACTTGAAAGAATACGGTGCCGATGCCGATTTCTTTGATTCAGCGTTTGTGCACCTACACGTGCCGGAAGGGGCGACGCCTAAAGATGGCCCTTCGGCAGGCGTTACGATGACAACGGCGCTGATGTCACTAGCCAAACATCACGCTATTGACCGGCCGCTGGCAATGACCGGCGAGCTGACGTTAACCGGTCAAGTGTTGCCGGTCGGGGGTATTCGCGAGAAAGTGATTGCCGCACGGCGTAGCGATATATTCGAGCTAATTCTTCCCGACGCTAATCGGCGTGATTACGAAGAATTGCCGGATTATTTGAAAGAGGGCATGACAGTGCACTTCGCCAAGCGCTATCGCGACGTTGCTGATGTCGTATTTGGCCGTGACTAA
- the ribD gene encoding bifunctional diaminohydroxyphosphoribosylaminopyrimidine deaminase/5-amino-6-(5-phosphoribosylamino)uracil reductase RibD → MSAAFSQADHRYMARALQLANKGLYTTDPNPRVGCVIVKDGQVVGEGFHLRAGEPHAEIHALNAAGELAQGATAYVTLEPCSHTGRTGPCAQALLVAKVARVVVAMVDPNPQVSGQGLQRLEAAGIDVAVGLLESEARALNPGFIARMTARRPFVRLKMAMSLDGRTAMGSGESQWITGPEARCQVQRLRARSSAILSGVESMIMDDPRLTLRAEQLQLDNADDVVRRQPLRVVLDTRLRLPLAAACLSEPGRTLVITTPEHLAEKRERLTQVGAEVHVLPAGSDGRIDLDLMLQWLAENEQINELLVETGATLAGAMLDAELVDELQLFVAPTLLGGEARPLFALPGLSRMADQRRLTIHDMRAVGRDWRIIASPQPTSASDDTKVP, encoded by the coding sequence ATGAGTGCCGCCTTTAGTCAAGCCGACCACCGTTATATGGCGCGGGCGCTACAGCTGGCAAATAAAGGGCTTTACACGACCGACCCTAACCCGCGGGTTGGCTGTGTGATCGTGAAAGATGGGCAGGTTGTTGGCGAGGGTTTTCATCTACGTGCCGGAGAACCTCACGCGGAAATTCACGCCTTAAACGCCGCGGGCGAGCTTGCCCAAGGCGCGACGGCATACGTGACGCTGGAGCCCTGTTCGCACACCGGCCGCACCGGGCCCTGCGCTCAGGCGCTCTTGGTAGCCAAGGTGGCCCGCGTCGTTGTTGCGATGGTCGATCCTAATCCTCAGGTCAGTGGCCAAGGTCTACAGCGCTTGGAAGCGGCAGGCATTGACGTCGCGGTGGGGTTGCTCGAGAGCGAAGCGCGCGCGTTGAACCCTGGTTTTATTGCCCGAATGACGGCTCGGCGGCCCTTTGTGCGCTTGAAAATGGCGATGAGTTTAGATGGTCGTACGGCGATGGGGTCAGGGGAGTCACAGTGGATTACCGGGCCAGAGGCGCGCTGCCAAGTGCAGCGACTGCGCGCACGGTCTAGCGCGATATTGAGCGGCGTTGAGTCGATGATTATGGACGACCCGCGCCTTACGCTTCGCGCTGAACAGCTTCAGCTCGATAATGCTGACGACGTGGTTCGTCGACAGCCTCTGCGGGTTGTTTTAGATACTCGGCTGCGCTTACCTTTAGCCGCTGCCTGTTTGAGCGAACCCGGGCGCACCTTGGTCATCACTACGCCAGAACACTTGGCTGAAAAGCGCGAACGGCTAACCCAGGTGGGCGCTGAAGTACACGTATTGCCAGCCGGTAGCGACGGTCGTATCGATCTAGATTTAATGCTGCAGTGGCTAGCTGAGAATGAGCAGATTAATGAGCTGCTGGTAGAAACCGGCGCGACGCTCGCGGGGGCCATGCTTGATGCTGAGCTGGTCGACGAGCTGCAGCTGTTTGTGGCGCCGACGCTGCTAGGGGGTGAAGCGCGGCCCCTGTTTGCGCTGCCCGGGCTTTCCCGTATGGCCGATCAGCGGCGTTTAACTATTCATGATATGCGCGCGGTGGGGCGTGACTGGCGCATTATCGCTTCCCCTCAGCCGACTAGCGCCAGTGACGATACCAAGGTACCCTGA
- the ribBA gene encoding bifunctional 3,4-dihydroxy-2-butanone-4-phosphate synthase/GTP cyclohydrolase II, whose protein sequence is MAHSSSRGLSPIAELVDDIRQGKMVILMDDEDRENEGDIIMAAEKVQAEHINFMARFACGLICMPMTRARCEQLNLPLMVRDNGSGFGTKFTLSIEATEGVTTGISAADRARTVQAAVAVHAKPADIVQPGHIFPLMAEPGGVLRRAGHTEAACDLAALAGFDPSGVICEIMNDDGSMARRPELEAFAEKHDIKIGTIADLIHYRIVNEQTVDHIEASSVMTSHGELTLHVFRDRIQGAHHLALVNGQPTAADVTTVRVHLTDTLRDVMGLMKGEQCRWDAHGALEEIAGSAPGVFVLIDDGRPHQDLKDQLDIFLDRVRQPRTSDSDGAGNYLTIGTGSQILRYLGVGKMRLLSSPWKFSALSGFDLKVVERLGPNDTAYEPTSQQE, encoded by the coding sequence ATGGCGCACTCCTCCTCTAGGGGACTATCCCCTATCGCTGAGCTGGTGGACGATATCCGCCAAGGCAAAATGGTGATTCTCATGGATGATGAGGATCGCGAAAACGAAGGTGATATCATTATGGCCGCCGAAAAGGTGCAGGCCGAGCATATCAACTTCATGGCCCGTTTTGCCTGCGGTCTTATCTGTATGCCTATGACGCGAGCCCGCTGTGAGCAGCTTAATTTGCCGCTGATGGTGCGCGACAACGGCTCTGGTTTTGGCACCAAGTTCACGCTTTCGATTGAAGCGACTGAAGGCGTTACTACGGGTATCTCCGCTGCTGATCGTGCGCGTACCGTACAGGCTGCCGTGGCTGTGCATGCCAAGCCGGCCGATATTGTTCAGCCGGGGCATATTTTCCCGCTGATGGCCGAGCCGGGGGGCGTGCTGCGTCGCGCAGGGCATACCGAAGCCGCCTGTGACTTAGCGGCGCTGGCGGGATTTGACCCCAGCGGTGTCATCTGTGAAATCATGAATGATGATGGCAGTATGGCGCGCCGCCCAGAGCTTGAAGCGTTTGCTGAGAAACACGATATTAAGATCGGTACCATTGCAGACTTGATCCATTATCGTATTGTCAATGAGCAGACCGTTGATCATATTGAAGCGTCTTCTGTGATGACCTCTCACGGTGAGCTGACGCTGCACGTGTTCCGTGACCGCATTCAGGGCGCTCATCATTTGGCGCTCGTGAATGGCCAGCCTACCGCTGCGGATGTCACCACGGTTCGCGTGCATCTGACCGATACGCTACGTGATGTGATGGGGCTGATGAAAGGTGAGCAGTGCCGCTGGGATGCGCACGGCGCACTTGAAGAGATTGCCGGCTCGGCGCCCGGCGTATTTGTGTTGATCGATGACGGAAGGCCGCATCAGGATTTAAAGGATCAGCTGGATATTTTCCTTGATCGCGTTCGCCAGCCGCGTACCAGCGATTCCGACGGCGCCGGCAATTATTTAACCATCGGCACTGGCTCGCAAATACTGCGCTATCTAGGCGTGGGTAAAATGCGATTACTTAGTTCACCGTGGAAGTTTTCCGCGCTTTCCGGCTTTGATCTCAAAGTCGTTGAGCGTCTTGGCCCTAATGACACGGCGTATGAGCCAACTTCTCAGCAGGAATAA
- the nusB gene encoding transcription antitermination factor NusB codes for MSERKPSAAQQSRHAARELTVQGLYQWHMTGKSITTIEAEFRSQVADDDLEDHENWVKVMEIADKALFHELLHNTVRFKAELDRDISPLLDRRLEDLDAVELAILRLGAYELSRRMEVPYRVVINEGVELAKSFGATDGHKYVNGILDKLAIRLRSAEVSARRL; via the coding sequence ATGAGCGAGCGTAAACCGTCTGCCGCTCAGCAGAGTCGTCACGCAGCGCGTGAGTTAACCGTGCAAGGGCTTTATCAGTGGCACATGACGGGCAAATCCATCACGACCATTGAAGCCGAGTTTCGAAGCCAGGTTGCCGATGATGACTTGGAAGATCACGAAAACTGGGTGAAAGTGATGGAAATCGCCGATAAGGCGCTGTTCCATGAGCTGCTTCACAACACGGTGCGTTTTAAAGCAGAGCTGGACCGTGATATTTCGCCGCTGTTAGATCGCCGCTTGGAAGATCTTGATGCAGTGGAACTTGCGATTTTAAGGCTGGGCGCTTACGAGCTATCGCGCCGTATGGAAGTGCCTTATCGTGTCGTGATTAATGAAGGCGTTGAGCTGGCTAAGTCATTTGGCGCCACCGATGGCCATAAATACGTGAACGGCATTCTGGACAAGCTGGCCATTCGCTTGCGCAGTGCCGAAGTCAGCGCTCGTCGTCTCTGA
- the nudE gene encoding ADP compounds hydrolase NudE has protein sequence MPNSPTAPHDPDTRSSTDYLRKPQILSRECVAQSRLFQVESLALRFSNGEERQFERLTGADRGTVMIVAMPDPDHVLLIREYAAGFEDYVLTLPKGLVDPGEDIITAANRELMEECGFGAHCIEPLVELSLAPNYMRHRMQVLLATDLYPKRLPGDEPEPLIVETHALEELPALLMRDDFHEGRTIAALYIARDKMREEKRNSATDLL, from the coding sequence ATGCCCAACTCCCCCACCGCTCCTCATGATCCAGACACCCGCAGCAGCACTGATTACCTGCGCAAACCGCAAATTCTATCCCGTGAATGTGTGGCGCAAAGTCGCTTATTTCAAGTGGAGTCATTAGCACTGCGTTTTTCTAACGGCGAGGAGCGCCAGTTCGAGCGTTTAACCGGCGCTGATCGCGGGACGGTGATGATTGTGGCAATGCCAGACCCTGATCACGTATTGCTAATCCGAGAATACGCAGCCGGATTTGAGGATTACGTACTGACGCTGCCGAAAGGGCTGGTCGACCCCGGTGAAGACATCATCACCGCGGCCAATCGTGAGCTGATGGAAGAGTGCGGCTTTGGTGCGCACTGCATTGAACCGCTGGTCGAGCTTTCGTTGGCCCCTAACTACATGCGCCATCGTATGCAGGTGCTGCTCGCCACCGACCTATATCCTAAACGGCTGCCGGGTGATGAACCCGAACCGCTGATTGTGGAAACGCATGCCTTAGAAGAGCTGCCTGCGCTGTTAATGCGCGATGATTTCCATGAAGGGCGTACCATTGCCGCCCTCTATATCGCCAGGGATAAGATGCGGGAAGAAAAACGTAACAGCGCCACTGATTTACTCTAG
- a CDS encoding DUF945 family protein, whose translation MRKERLIVPTLAVIAVVWVAAQLLSSILFERSLHQALEDLEARGEWRVSRTESRQGWLSSHGRLILSPLLGRPWRLELNYNARHGILSTDVEGSLLPRLDTVLQQAVGEVTAPSVPRWQGRYHTLSGHSELRLALAPFVIQQNGRELSVRGARLRLEGVFGDWRLRAMLDQLTLTDGMSQLAVGPTVLESRYTYTDGAYHFSQRDHLNIETLQLSYPAFDMQLSPLDLHSHMVLDEGELRIKGELEVGDVLVPSEAPDTPLMNGRVEMELSRLNADAVRNGIRRLRQEAAWGDSSLPMAEGLLARLEPDLRSMLSDSPRLDVMTVAVDSPLLGIRLDADGALFFDARKLDELSVVDLDKDKEQAKWLERIDGDFTWHEAPTVAALWLGLPLGTRELQFDVIRGVWRVNGRPMPELWP comes from the coding sequence ATGCGCAAGGAACGTCTGATTGTCCCCACGCTGGCGGTAATCGCCGTGGTATGGGTGGCAGCGCAGCTTCTCTCAAGCATTCTTTTTGAACGCAGCCTGCACCAGGCTTTAGAGGATTTAGAGGCGCGTGGCGAGTGGCGTGTTAGCCGCACTGAGAGCCGCCAAGGCTGGTTAAGCTCCCATGGTAGGCTTATTCTATCTCCGCTTTTAGGCCGTCCTTGGCGACTTGAGCTTAACTACAACGCCCGCCACGGTATTTTAAGTACCGACGTCGAAGGTTCCCTTTTACCCCGCTTAGATACCGTGCTGCAGCAAGCCGTGGGTGAAGTCACCGCGCCTTCTGTACCACGCTGGCAAGGTCGCTATCACACCTTGAGCGGCCACAGCGAGCTGCGCCTCGCACTGGCTCCCTTCGTCATTCAGCAAAATGGTCGCGAGCTATCCGTTCGGGGGGCTCGTCTACGCCTGGAAGGCGTGTTTGGCGACTGGCGTTTGCGTGCGATGTTAGATCAGCTCACCTTGACCGATGGCATGTCCCAGCTTGCGGTTGGGCCAACCGTTCTTGAAAGTCGCTATACCTATACCGATGGTGCCTATCACTTTTCACAGCGCGATCATTTAAATATTGAAACCCTGCAGCTGAGCTACCCCGCGTTTGATATGCAGCTTTCGCCCTTAGATTTGCATAGCCACATGGTGTTGGATGAAGGCGAGCTGCGTATTAAAGGTGAGCTAGAGGTCGGCGACGTGCTGGTGCCCTCAGAGGCGCCCGATACGCCGCTAATGAATGGTCGAGTCGAGATGGAGCTTTCTCGCTTGAACGCCGACGCGGTGCGCAATGGCATTCGTCGTTTACGTCAAGAAGCCGCCTGGGGAGACTCAAGCCTGCCGATGGCCGAGGGGTTATTAGCCCGCCTTGAGCCAGATCTACGCAGCATGCTCAGTGATTCACCGCGTCTGGATGTCATGACCGTCGCCGTAGACAGCCCCTTATTGGGCATTCGCTTAGATGCGGACGGCGCGCTCTTTTTCGATGCCCGCAAGTTAGATGAGCTAAGTGTCGTCGATTTGGACAAAGACAAAGAGCAGGCTAAGTGGCTTGAACGCATTGATGGCGATTTCACCTGGCACGAAGCCCCCACCGTAGCCGCGCTGTGGCTAGGCCTGCCGCTCGGCACCCGTGAACTGCAGTTTGACGTTATACGTGGCGTATGGCGGGTTAACGGTCGCCCAATGCCTGAACTTTGGCCGTAA
- the thiL gene encoding thiamine-phosphate kinase gives MLAEFDLIQRYFMPSQEATASDGVALGCGDDATLLVPQAGQRLAVSVDTSVVDVHFPREAPAFAVGHRALAVALSDLAAMGAASRWCLMALTFDQRSFADDDATQAWLADYARGFHALSRRHATTLVGGDVTSGALSIGVTVMGEVPVDEALTRGGAQAGDLIAVTGALGGGAGGLALWKQGERDLMHPLLQRYLLPEPRLSAGVALRGLATAALDISDGLLADLAHLRAASHVGAVIDIDALPLAQGLEGALGRKAARQSALCGGDDYELLVTLSSDNIAKAQQRLAPLGLTLTVIGRCQEALGLSAADQTDISGYAGWQHFSGETP, from the coding sequence GTGCTTGCCGAATTTGATTTGATTCAACGCTACTTTATGCCGTCGCAGGAGGCGACGGCGTCTGATGGCGTCGCACTAGGATGTGGCGACGATGCCACGCTACTGGTGCCGCAAGCAGGCCAGCGGTTGGCCGTGAGCGTTGATACCTCGGTAGTGGATGTGCACTTTCCCCGCGAAGCCCCGGCATTTGCGGTGGGCCATCGTGCATTGGCCGTAGCGCTTAGCGACTTAGCGGCCATGGGAGCAGCGTCGCGCTGGTGCTTAATGGCGTTGACCTTTGATCAGCGCTCGTTTGCTGACGACGACGCTACCCAGGCATGGCTAGCCGACTATGCGCGCGGCTTTCACGCGCTTAGCAGGCGACATGCCACGACGCTGGTCGGAGGCGATGTCACGTCAGGCGCTCTTTCTATTGGCGTTACCGTGATGGGTGAAGTGCCGGTAGATGAGGCGCTCACTCGAGGCGGTGCTCAGGCGGGCGATTTAATTGCGGTGACCGGTGCGCTAGGCGGCGGAGCAGGCGGTCTGGCGCTCTGGAAACAGGGCGAGCGTGATTTAATGCATCCACTGTTGCAGCGTTATTTATTGCCAGAACCGCGCCTGAGCGCAGGCGTTGCGCTGCGTGGTTTGGCTACCGCGGCCCTGGATATTTCTGACGGTCTGCTGGCCGATTTAGCGCACTTACGCGCGGCCTCTCACGTTGGGGCGGTGATCGATATAGACGCCTTGCCGCTAGCGCAAGGCCTGGAAGGCGCGCTAGGCCGAAAAGCCGCGCGGCAGTCAGCGCTTTGCGGTGGTGACGACTATGAGCTGCTAGTGACATTGAGTAGTGACAATATTGCTAAAGCGCAGCAGCGCTTGGCGCCATTGGGGTTGACGTTAACCGTCATAGGCCGCTGTCAGGAAGCGCTAGGTCTTAGTGCTGCTGATCAGACAGATATCAGTGGCTATGCTGGTTGGCAGCATTTTAGTGGGGAAACGCCATGA
- a CDS encoding oxidoreductase, with protein MKATINVGLVGFGFASQTFHAPLIQATEGLDLVAVSSSDAAKVRASLPNVEVESQALALCQRSDIDLIVIPTPNDTHFSLAKAALSAGKHVVVDKPFTVTLSEGKLLKKLADDKERLLSVFHNRRWDSDFLTVKALLDAGTLGRVVSVESRFDRFRPQVIDRWREKAAPGGGIWYDLGPHLLDQACELFGMPHAILLDVSARRDGAKADDDFLAVLDYESFRVTLAASTLAADPTPRFRIHGTEGSYVKYGLDPQEERLKAGEMPGPRWGNDTQHGTLTLREGNSDGASLVQREHATLPGDYLAYYQGVAAAIREQAPLPVSVDDALRSMALLEAGLDSHRQRRWISLRHHF; from the coding sequence ATGAAGGCGACCATTAACGTTGGATTAGTTGGTTTCGGTTTCGCTAGCCAAACCTTCCACGCACCGCTGATCCAGGCCACGGAAGGCCTGGATTTGGTGGCTGTTTCATCCAGTGATGCCGCCAAGGTGCGGGCATCATTACCGAACGTCGAGGTAGAGAGCCAGGCGCTAGCGCTATGTCAGCGTAGCGATATAGACCTCATCGTTATCCCAACGCCCAACGATACGCATTTTTCACTGGCTAAAGCGGCGCTCTCTGCCGGCAAACACGTGGTGGTCGATAAACCGTTCACGGTCACGTTGTCAGAGGGCAAGCTGCTTAAAAAATTAGCTGATGATAAAGAGCGCCTACTTTCGGTATTTCACAACCGCCGCTGGGACAGCGATTTTCTAACCGTCAAGGCATTGCTTGATGCTGGAACGTTAGGCCGCGTTGTCAGCGTTGAATCACGCTTTGATCGTTTTCGTCCGCAGGTGATTGACCGCTGGCGTGAGAAGGCCGCGCCCGGAGGCGGCATTTGGTACGACCTGGGCCCTCATCTGCTCGACCAAGCCTGCGAGCTGTTCGGGATGCCTCACGCCATTTTGCTGGACGTCAGTGCCCGGCGTGATGGTGCAAAGGCTGATGATGACTTCCTTGCCGTGCTGGATTATGAAAGCTTTCGCGTTACCCTGGCGGCGAGCACGCTAGCGGCCGACCCCACGCCACGCTTTCGGATTCACGGCACTGAGGGCAGCTATGTCAAGTATGGTTTGGATCCGCAGGAGGAACGCTTGAAAGCTGGTGAGATGCCCGGGCCACGCTGGGGTAACGATACTCAGCACGGTACGTTAACGCTACGCGAAGGGAACAGTGACGGCGCGTCGCTAGTGCAACGTGAACATGCCACCTTGCCCGGTGATTATCTTGCCTACTATCAAGGTGTGGCCGCCGCTATTCGTGAGCAGGCGCCGCTGCCGGTTAGCGTGGATGACGCACTGCGCTCAATGGCGTTGCTAGAAGCAGGGCTAGACAGCCACCGTCAACGGCGCTGGATTTCTCTTAGGCATCACTTCTGA
- the ribE gene encoding 6,7-dimethyl-8-ribityllumazine synthase codes for MHSLSQVEGTFVDVDGRYVIVVGRFNHHIVDSLVEGAIDSLTRHGVDAEHIHIVHVPGAWELPLAVKRVLTVMKPDAVIALGAVIRGGTPHFEYVAGGCNTAINHLQLEFDTPIANGVLTVESIEQAIERAGTKAGNKGTEAAMAAMEMVSLLRALSAGDSQ; via the coding sequence ATGCACTCCCTCTCTCAAGTTGAAGGTACTTTTGTTGATGTCGATGGCCGTTACGTCATCGTGGTCGGCCGTTTTAACCACCATATCGTCGATAGCCTGGTAGAAGGCGCTATCGACAGTTTGACGCGTCATGGCGTCGACGCTGAGCATATTCACATTGTGCACGTGCCGGGAGCTTGGGAGTTGCCGCTGGCGGTTAAGCGCGTGCTGACAGTTATGAAGCCTGATGCGGTGATTGCGCTAGGAGCGGTGATTCGCGGCGGAACGCCTCATTTTGAATACGTAGCTGGCGGCTGCAACACGGCTATTAACCACCTGCAGCTTGAATTTGATACCCCGATTGCCAACGGCGTGTTAACCGTTGAAAGCATTGAGCAAGCGATTGAGCGCGCGGGTACGAAGGCGGGCAATAAAGGTACTGAGGCGGCGATGGCAGCAATGGAAATGGTCTCTTTGCTACGCGCACTTTCGGCAGGAGATTCCCAATGA